A stretch of Crossiella cryophila DNA encodes these proteins:
- a CDS encoding LamG-like jellyroll fold domain-containing protein — protein MRRTKAGTLVAGALSQVVLLTAASMAFAVPSAAAAGDLGTVDMGGNTQLSAAVYDSRGQLVRHLEELAPRTGKVTLRWDGKDDSGQDLPKGTYTWRAATSATVGKDDGGVGDSGQPQPGYAYEASDAPGKPAAVAYGPDGDLYVQSAYEEMHGNIRRYRQGDIATGKRVWASRDGFANQGVAVAADDRYVYAAIHADYDQGYQSYRIVRLDGATGKPANWYNGGGITVGKWQQGTMPVTGIATDENYLWVVDAGNNELRTFFKGEGGPAPVLEGRSFLPLDNPRGIVAAGPNRFWIVTGDHVSRYRHDVGTQRLIEETRTPALNQPYGVALHGSTLFVSEVGTGQVRRYDVAGAKPVQTAAWFGTMTPGTVSDTEFGWKYDGVLTDVPTGNAAIAVSPDGKTLAVVDVWNGRTMFYDAGTGTPKPERLQGLPDPTPDIQQTPDGPRLVSQAREYDVDYQRAGHPWRLASNWVPTDLPEYSRWVSLRWVGGRQYAYVFTGRSTGMPLGGVLIYRLHTERPGHGMRQVGRIKVANTPPRNEYDTPNPALEISTDANGDGKYDPAETEVTNHAGYTPGAPSVSVDAEGTLWFASAGVIAKQPRSYGRSGVAKLPLRAVDNGNPVYKVDDFALVAEYRGDPSGAHEATGAEVRYDSTNKRVFAAVRTGEFDAMANHGGNAVLMLDLRTGQRSLVSGRHLALGPPNRARDSVDALAVDSTDGYYYVGNATGGSAQGVTRYTWDGLATAHARSDTTVYSSGLFDQGMSLAAFTHTNGTRYVYAQDDGYGRNSLYAFTGAGSERRSEGSTEWPGSPVSNGLLAWLKLDSGLLGATNPGGFAEDSSGKDNWGVFLGNGKPMSRLPWERDGGVHRGALTFDGDEVRGVHFGKNSWSGAPDRLIDSRSALTVATWVRTTDSGPILSYQNTAFTNNDTTPARSATVLAVGADGYLQGGIGCAQAKSAQKVNDGQWHHVALSVGPTVQTLYVDGAAVPIQCQLPVRDQGFTALGVAYTPGTGYTRFKGSLDDVRVYDRTLPAAEITQVGKKEDRGPFASWPLMSFDGKATRVTLPNEIAENAPLTFTLRMKPAPGGGVILGDQRTPYPVELPKEYEVTDDKSLLSKKLLSLDPDGTIRGNLFDNAMKSEPQDIYKGQWHRLTVTVTPEPNDRFRTVLYLGEKKLAEASSLSAHWGFLRSATQLGVGQDGSGVWQFYQGQLDDVRCYDRVLSLEEIRELP, from the coding sequence ATGCGCAGGACCAAAGCCGGGACGCTCGTCGCGGGGGCGCTGTCGCAGGTCGTACTTCTCACCGCCGCCTCGATGGCCTTCGCCGTCCCGTCCGCGGCCGCCGCCGGGGACCTCGGCACCGTCGACATGGGCGGCAACACCCAGCTCTCCGCGGCGGTCTACGACTCCCGCGGCCAGCTCGTCCGGCACCTGGAGGAACTCGCCCCGCGCACCGGCAAGGTGACACTGCGCTGGGACGGCAAGGACGACAGCGGCCAGGACCTGCCCAAGGGCACCTACACCTGGCGTGCCGCGACCAGTGCCACCGTGGGCAAGGACGACGGCGGCGTCGGCGACAGCGGCCAGCCCCAGCCGGGCTACGCCTACGAGGCATCCGACGCCCCGGGCAAACCCGCCGCCGTGGCCTACGGACCCGACGGCGACCTGTACGTGCAGTCCGCCTACGAGGAGATGCACGGCAACATCCGCCGCTACCGCCAGGGGGACATCGCCACCGGCAAGCGCGTGTGGGCCTCCAGGGACGGGTTCGCCAACCAGGGCGTGGCCGTGGCCGCCGACGACCGGTACGTCTACGCCGCCATCCACGCCGACTACGACCAGGGTTACCAGAGCTACCGGATCGTCCGGCTCGACGGCGCCACCGGGAAGCCGGCGAACTGGTACAACGGCGGCGGCATCACGGTCGGGAAGTGGCAGCAGGGGACGATGCCGGTCACCGGGATCGCCACCGACGAGAACTACCTGTGGGTGGTCGACGCCGGCAACAACGAGCTGCGCACGTTCTTCAAGGGGGAGGGCGGACCGGCTCCGGTGCTGGAAGGTCGTTCCTTCCTGCCGCTGGACAATCCGCGCGGGATCGTGGCCGCCGGGCCGAACCGGTTCTGGATCGTCACCGGTGATCACGTCAGCCGCTACCGCCACGACGTCGGCACCCAGCGGCTGATCGAGGAAACCCGCACGCCCGCGCTGAACCAGCCCTACGGCGTGGCGTTGCACGGCTCGACGCTGTTCGTCTCCGAGGTGGGCACCGGGCAGGTCCGGCGTTACGACGTGGCCGGCGCCAAGCCCGTGCAGACCGCCGCCTGGTTCGGCACGATGACCCCCGGAACGGTGTCGGACACCGAGTTCGGCTGGAAGTACGACGGCGTGCTGACCGACGTGCCCACCGGCAACGCCGCCATCGCGGTGTCCCCGGACGGGAAAACCCTCGCGGTGGTGGACGTGTGGAACGGCCGGACCATGTTCTACGACGCCGGGACCGGCACCCCGAAACCCGAACGCCTGCAGGGACTGCCCGATCCCACACCGGACATCCAGCAGACCCCGGACGGTCCCAGGCTGGTGAGCCAGGCCCGTGAGTACGACGTGGACTACCAGCGCGCGGGTCATCCGTGGCGGCTGGCCAGCAACTGGGTGCCGACCGACCTGCCCGAGTACTCCCGGTGGGTGTCGCTGCGCTGGGTGGGTGGCCGCCAGTACGCCTACGTGTTCACCGGCCGCAGCACCGGAATGCCGCTCGGCGGCGTGCTGATCTACCGGTTGCACACCGAGCGCCCCGGCCACGGGATGCGGCAGGTCGGGCGGATCAAGGTCGCCAACACCCCGCCCAGGAACGAGTACGACACCCCGAACCCCGCGCTGGAGATCAGCACCGATGCCAACGGCGACGGGAAGTACGACCCGGCCGAGACCGAGGTGACCAACCACGCCGGGTACACGCCGGGCGCGCCGTCGGTGTCGGTGGACGCGGAGGGCACGCTCTGGTTCGCCAGTGCCGGGGTCATCGCGAAACAACCACGCAGCTACGGCCGGAGCGGGGTGGCCAAGCTCCCGCTGCGCGCGGTGGACAACGGCAACCCGGTGTACAAGGTGGACGATTTCGCCCTGGTCGCCGAGTACCGCGGCGATCCATCCGGCGCGCACGAGGCCACCGGTGCGGAGGTGCGTTACGACAGCACCAACAAGCGGGTGTTCGCCGCGGTGCGGACCGGTGAGTTCGACGCGATGGCCAACCACGGCGGGAACGCCGTGCTCATGCTGGATCTGCGGACCGGCCAACGATCCCTGGTCAGCGGCAGGCACCTGGCCCTCGGCCCGCCCAACCGCGCGCGGGACTCGGTGGACGCGCTGGCCGTGGACAGCACCGACGGCTACTACTACGTCGGCAACGCCACCGGCGGCAGTGCCCAGGGCGTCACCCGGTACACCTGGGACGGCCTGGCCACCGCACACGCCAGGTCCGACACCACGGTCTACTCCTCGGGCCTGTTCGACCAGGGCATGTCCCTTGCCGCGTTCACCCACACCAACGGCACCCGCTACGTCTACGCCCAGGACGACGGCTACGGCCGCAACTCGTTGTACGCCTTCACCGGCGCCGGGTCCGAGCGGCGGTCCGAGGGGAGCACGGAGTGGCCGGGCTCACCCGTGTCCAACGGGCTGCTCGCCTGGCTGAAACTGGACAGCGGCCTGCTCGGCGCGACGAATCCTGGCGGGTTCGCCGAGGACAGTTCGGGCAAGGACAACTGGGGTGTGTTCCTGGGCAACGGAAAGCCGATGTCCCGCCTGCCGTGGGAACGGGACGGCGGCGTGCACCGGGGTGCGCTCACCTTCGACGGCGACGAGGTCAGGGGAGTCCACTTCGGCAAGAACTCCTGGAGCGGCGCCCCCGACCGCCTGATCGACAGCCGCAGCGCGCTGACCGTCGCCACCTGGGTGCGCACCACTGACTCCGGGCCGATCCTCAGCTACCAGAACACGGCCTTCACCAACAACGACACCACCCCGGCCCGGTCGGCGACCGTCCTTGCCGTCGGCGCCGACGGCTACCTCCAGGGCGGAATTGGTTGCGCGCAAGCCAAATCGGCGCAGAAGGTCAACGACGGTCAGTGGCACCACGTCGCGCTGTCGGTCGGCCCCACCGTGCAGACCCTCTATGTCGACGGGGCGGCAGTCCCTATCCAGTGCCAGCTTCCCGTGCGGGACCAGGGTTTCACCGCGCTGGGCGTGGCCTACACGCCCGGCACGGGGTACACCCGGTTCAAGGGCTCGCTGGACGATGTCCGCGTCTACGACCGCACGTTGCCCGCGGCGGAGATCACCCAGGTCGGGAAGAAGGAGGACCGCGGGCCGTTCGCGAGCTGGCCGCTGATGTCCTTTGACGGCAAGGCAACCCGGGTCACCCTGCCCAACGAGATCGCCGAGAACGCCCCGCTGACGTTCACGCTCCGGATGAAACCCGCCCCCGGCGGCGGGGTGATCCTCGGTGACCAGCGCACCCCGTATCCCGTGGAACTGCCAAAGGAGTACGAGGTCACCGACGACAAATCGTTGCTGTCCAAGAAGTTGCTGAGCCTCGACCCGGACGGCACGATCCGCGGCAACCTGTTCGACAACGCCATGAAGAGCGAGCCGCAGGATATCTACAAAGGACAGTGGCACCGACTGACGGTGACGGTCACCCCCGAACCGAACGACAGGTTCCGCACCGTGCTGTACCTCGGCGAGAAGAAGCTGGCCGAAGCCAGTTCGCTGTCCGCGCACTGGGGTTTCCTGCGCTCGGCAACGCAACTGGGCGTCGGACAGGACGGCTCGGGAGTCTGGCAGTTCTACCAGGGCCAGCTCGACGACGTCCGCTGCTACGACCGGGTGCTCAGCCTGGAAGAGATCCGCGAGCTGCCCTGA
- a CDS encoding sialidase family protein: MRKTWPRRLCSVLVTAALIAGTTAAAATAAEPPPTVPPPSPPPAPKQLEDVLLASYLRTVDRDPRFIRHLVASAELLDWQAAANPKPDQAALTAHLQGVDRALASIEPQPGQQRPDLLAANLAVVYTVPSATYTGARIGDLTAALVGRDANTMVSRPTAANNVVDRVVGALKQLAFPVGFEAAQLGVWASVAGQARSDAAFAGAWNAVIGTPLGVNAADNAARLAAELKRRNQADLPALMAMPMDTAEQKQKVRTAALAEADKITKRMGKQRVEMFGLLKTEADAHPPGKGMVVSSAQKALANKEADTRQQGIDADKSAGQSVAGFLDKWIGDKPAGHALAQFVGQVADIGTAVSTAIKAFKAIETVVSLATAAFTGNLLSAVGGLLGLFGGPTVEQQILAEIQQLRIDIANLGKQMQQNFDRIDHKLNKFYNDITEQLTTIANNIHDMSGHINSVAGKVTELASQLQSMTSTLLKAIGDLAQKDVWDAANSAIDYTANRTDGARLSDAAFDLAENKFQRSGTLDLMDGSFVVKPGNQGNFPTDDASVLANLESFGSEGAIRYLAHYAQQADYVPGRKLDPGMPVPAKAGNPTIWGAAANAYTLLANQNPDQAKKHAANRPGALLGFGYEMREAALRFSKPGPNGTVNQLFSSLLDNYSTRLNSMFSNVANYEENRLTTGRYRLFGDDRQPVPPHPGTEGPETMPPCNGRGDPISRPNNVLGTQLDPQIMFSLGVLPQDQRPTYRACWEALFQNDRATVQTKKCPTVYGGVTTPCLWDHHADLVLVARQYVRYPGSQEVHARMVQGTLKKSVYVTTCTNSNPDSNYGEFCRNQPTDPVALVNKDWPSYIRDYERGASSSTQNPPATAGQRNSAFLREQQKQYYRNARADIETGHQDQGRPLGGAPVNTAVQLLRSYTELGFPRALATDQDLRALLYGQYGILSNLPATFPGGTGGDGKPRVPAPLLQNIFGQAAINMDNNRYKLDTDQFDGQCPRPPGLDPRIQDDLIICMAADAQARVERLRTRFAEQFTNRWLGSDETLPSLQQQLRNLWLVTKAVHPGSDLGQPPGPPAPEAPAEVRWREPELVMTEKAGWGAPAVTAFAGGQIAVWRDYGEYKLAVSISRDGGATWSNPAKLDFGDVRLSNPSIVDNNGRLIIAATAFTGSTTKAVFATSADGVTWTHRDGPVDNVYSHVAPGLAVRDGRVHVALARTDDGITVFNGPNGLDWSPPAKELSGHRIGSAVALANYHGRLIAGWKNRDDFGMSRSFYDGNWSAPEKLLGDQGATAAGVGFTIAKGRLFAVWRGWKVDQRLFISASDDGMNWTPQHQIVRDGLSPDTPAAFQSGDRLRTLWTDEDGYVRTAVSANLP; the protein is encoded by the coding sequence ATGCGAAAAACCTGGCCGAGACGGCTCTGCTCGGTCCTGGTGACCGCCGCCCTCATCGCGGGCACCACCGCGGCGGCGGCCACCGCCGCCGAGCCGCCACCCACGGTCCCGCCGCCATCCCCGCCGCCGGCGCCGAAGCAGCTGGAGGACGTGCTGCTGGCGAGCTACCTGCGCACGGTCGACCGGGACCCGCGATTCATCCGCCACCTGGTGGCCAGCGCCGAACTGCTCGACTGGCAGGCGGCGGCGAACCCCAAACCCGACCAGGCGGCCCTGACCGCGCACCTCCAGGGCGTGGACCGGGCGCTGGCGAGTATCGAGCCCCAGCCGGGGCAGCAGCGGCCGGACCTGCTCGCCGCGAACCTGGCCGTGGTCTACACGGTGCCGTCGGCCACCTACACCGGAGCCCGGATCGGTGACCTGACGGCCGCGCTGGTGGGCCGGGACGCCAACACCATGGTGTCCAGGCCGACCGCCGCCAACAACGTCGTCGACCGGGTGGTGGGCGCGCTCAAACAGCTGGCCTTCCCGGTCGGTTTCGAGGCCGCCCAACTCGGCGTGTGGGCCTCGGTGGCGGGACAGGCCCGGTCCGACGCGGCCTTCGCGGGCGCGTGGAACGCGGTCATCGGCACGCCGCTGGGGGTGAACGCCGCCGACAACGCCGCCCGCCTCGCCGCCGAGCTGAAAAGGCGGAACCAGGCGGACCTCCCCGCGCTGATGGCGATGCCCATGGACACCGCCGAACAGAAGCAGAAGGTCAGGACCGCCGCCCTCGCCGAGGCCGACAAGATCACCAAACGCATGGGCAAACAGCGGGTGGAGATGTTCGGCCTGCTCAAGACCGAGGCGGACGCGCATCCACCGGGCAAGGGCATGGTGGTCAGCTCGGCGCAGAAGGCGCTGGCGAACAAGGAAGCGGACACCCGCCAGCAGGGCATCGACGCCGACAAGAGCGCGGGCCAGTCCGTGGCGGGCTTCCTGGACAAGTGGATCGGCGACAAACCGGCCGGACACGCGCTGGCGCAGTTCGTCGGCCAGGTCGCGGACATCGGCACCGCCGTCAGCACGGCCATCAAGGCGTTCAAGGCCATCGAGACCGTGGTCTCGCTGGCCACCGCCGCCTTCACCGGGAACCTGCTCAGTGCGGTCGGCGGGCTGTTGGGCCTGTTCGGCGGGCCGACCGTGGAACAGCAGATCCTGGCGGAGATCCAGCAGCTGCGCATCGACATCGCCAACCTCGGCAAGCAGATGCAGCAGAACTTCGACCGGATCGACCACAAGCTGAACAAGTTCTACAACGACATCACCGAACAGCTGACCACGATCGCGAACAACATCCACGACATGAGCGGCCACATCAACTCGGTGGCAGGCAAGGTCACCGAGTTGGCCAGCCAGTTGCAGTCGATGACCTCGACCCTGCTCAAGGCCATCGGTGACCTGGCGCAGAAGGACGTGTGGGACGCCGCGAACTCCGCGATCGACTACACCGCGAACCGAACCGACGGCGCACGCCTTTCCGACGCCGCCTTCGACCTCGCCGAGAACAAGTTCCAGCGGTCCGGAACCCTTGACCTGATGGACGGTTCGTTCGTGGTGAAACCGGGCAACCAGGGCAACTTCCCGACCGACGACGCATCCGTACTGGCGAACCTGGAGTCCTTCGGCTCCGAGGGCGCGATCCGGTACCTGGCGCACTACGCGCAGCAGGCGGACTACGTGCCAGGGCGCAAGCTCGACCCCGGCATGCCCGTCCCGGCCAAGGCGGGCAACCCGACGATCTGGGGAGCGGCGGCCAACGCCTACACCCTGCTCGCGAACCAGAACCCGGACCAGGCCAAGAAGCACGCGGCGAACCGGCCGGGCGCGCTGCTCGGCTTCGGGTACGAGATGCGGGAGGCGGCACTGCGGTTCAGCAAGCCCGGCCCGAACGGGACGGTCAACCAGCTGTTCTCGTCCCTGCTGGACAACTACAGCACCCGGCTCAACTCGATGTTCAGCAATGTGGCCAACTACGAGGAGAACCGGCTGACCACCGGCCGGTACCGGCTCTTCGGCGACGACCGCCAGCCGGTCCCGCCACACCCGGGCACCGAGGGACCGGAGACGATGCCGCCGTGCAACGGCAGGGGCGACCCCATCAGCCGACCGAACAACGTGCTCGGCACCCAGCTGGACCCGCAGATCATGTTCTCCCTGGGCGTGCTGCCCCAGGACCAGCGGCCCACCTACCGGGCCTGCTGGGAGGCGTTGTTCCAGAACGACCGGGCGACGGTCCAGACCAAGAAATGTCCGACTGTCTATGGCGGAGTAACAACCCCCTGTCTCTGGGACCACCACGCCGACCTCGTCCTGGTGGCCCGCCAGTACGTGCGATACCCCGGAAGTCAGGAGGTGCATGCCCGGATGGTCCAGGGCACCCTGAAGAAGTCGGTCTACGTCACAACGTGCACCAACAGCAACCCTGACAGCAACTACGGGGAGTTCTGCCGCAACCAGCCGACCGACCCGGTCGCCCTGGTGAACAAGGACTGGCCGTCCTACATCCGGGACTACGAACGCGGCGCCAGTAGCAGCACCCAGAACCCCCCGGCCACGGCAGGGCAGCGGAACTCCGCCTTCCTGCGTGAGCAGCAGAAGCAGTACTACCGCAACGCGCGGGCGGACATCGAGACCGGGCACCAGGACCAGGGCAGGCCGTTGGGTGGCGCGCCGGTCAACACGGCGGTGCAGCTGCTGCGGTCCTACACCGAGCTGGGCTTCCCGCGTGCGCTGGCCACGGATCAGGATCTCCGCGCCCTGCTCTACGGGCAGTACGGCATCCTGTCGAACCTGCCCGCGACCTTCCCGGGAGGCACCGGCGGGGACGGCAAGCCGAGAGTGCCCGCCCCACTCCTGCAGAACATCTTCGGTCAGGCCGCCATCAACATGGACAACAACCGGTACAAGCTGGACACCGACCAGTTCGATGGCCAGTGCCCCCGCCCGCCGGGTCTGGATCCGCGGATCCAGGACGATCTGATCATCTGCATGGCGGCCGACGCGCAGGCCAGGGTGGAGCGGTTGCGCACCCGGTTCGCCGAGCAGTTCACCAACCGGTGGCTGGGCTCGGACGAGACGCTGCCCAGCCTGCAGCAGCAGTTGCGGAACCTGTGGCTGGTCACCAAGGCCGTGCACCCGGGGTCGGACCTCGGGCAGCCGCCGGGTCCGCCCGCGCCGGAGGCGCCGGCCGAGGTGCGCTGGCGGGAGCCGGAGCTGGTGATGACGGAGAAGGCGGGCTGGGGCGCCCCGGCGGTGACCGCCTTCGCCGGCGGCCAGATCGCGGTGTGGCGGGACTACGGCGAGTACAAGCTGGCCGTCTCGATCAGCCGCGACGGCGGCGCGACCTGGTCGAACCCGGCGAAACTCGACTTCGGCGACGTCCGGCTGAGCAATCCGTCCATTGTGGACAACAACGGCAGGCTGATCATCGCGGCCACGGCCTTCACCGGCTCGACGACCAAGGCGGTCTTCGCCACCAGTGCCGACGGCGTCACCTGGACCCACCGCGACGGTCCGGTCGACAACGTCTACAGCCACGTCGCCCCCGGCCTGGCGGTGCGCGACGGTCGCGTGCACGTCGCGCTGGCCCGCACCGACGACGGCATCACGGTGTTCAACGGCCCGAACGGCCTCGACTGGAGCCCGCCGGCCAAGGAGTTGTCCGGCCACCGGATCGGCAGCGCGGTCGCCCTCGCCAACTACCACGGCAGGCTGATCGCGGGCTGGAAGAACCGGGACGACTTCGGCATGTCCCGTTCCTTCTACGACGGCAACTGGTCCGCCCCGGAGAAACTCCTCGGCGACCAGGGCGCCACCGCCGCAGGCGTGGGCTTCACCATCGCCAAGGGACGGCTGTTCGCGGTCTGGCGTGGCTGGAAGGTCGACCAGCGGTTGTTCATCTCCGCCAGCGACGACGGGATGAACTGGACGCCGCAGCACCAGATCGTGCGGGACGGGCTCAGCCCGGACACCCCCGCGGCGTTCCAGTCGGGCGACCGGCTGCGGACACTGTGGACAGACGAGGACGGTTACGTCAGAACGGCCGTGAGCGCGAACCTGCCTTGA
- a CDS encoding TetR/AcrR family transcriptional regulator has protein sequence MAPRGTGSGTYHHGDLKRALVDAALELVAEKGPQGFTMTEAAKRAGVSVAAPYRHFADKDALLAEVAEQGFVVMGQALDRSAARGSKDSREVLLRMSRAYVRWAVANPDHYRVMFGDAYGVEEFEDVRPAGRNMFMKLHEAIEVGQAAGVIRAQDPRAVAGPIWSVLHGIATLQIGRKFRALGLKEAADALALRTITALLDSPEFTNTAEG, from the coding sequence ATGGCACCTCGCGGCACCGGCTCCGGCACCTACCACCACGGTGATCTCAAGCGGGCACTGGTGGACGCCGCGCTGGAACTGGTCGCGGAGAAGGGGCCGCAGGGTTTCACCATGACCGAGGCGGCCAAGCGGGCCGGGGTGAGCGTGGCGGCGCCGTACCGGCACTTCGCCGACAAGGACGCGCTGCTGGCCGAGGTCGCCGAGCAGGGTTTCGTCGTCATGGGGCAGGCGCTCGACCGCTCCGCCGCCCGCGGCAGCAAGGACTCCCGCGAGGTGCTGTTGCGGATGTCGCGGGCCTATGTCCGCTGGGCGGTGGCCAATCCGGACCACTACCGCGTGATGTTCGGCGATGCCTATGGGGTTGAGGAATTCGAGGACGTCCGGCCCGCCGGGCGGAACATGTTCATGAAGCTGCACGAGGCCATCGAGGTCGGCCAGGCGGCCGGAGTGATCAGGGCGCAGGACCCGCGTGCGGTCGCCGGTCCGATCTGGTCGGTGCTGCACGGGATCGCGACCCTGCAGATCGGCCGCAAGTTCCGCGCCCTCGGCCTGAAGGAGGCCGCCGATGCCCTGGCCCTGCGCACGATCACCGCGCTGCTGGACTCGCCGGAGTTCACCAACACCGCCGAGGGCTAG